The following proteins are co-located in the Sporolactobacillus pectinivorans genome:
- a CDS encoding glycosyltransferase has protein sequence MKKILFITTHLSGRGGTETVLSTVVRLLVEKKYEYVPKIFVLGGSTDKNWMNDLPHGESRYYKNSMLRNMAYFFTLIKLLKEERPEIVVGLDPLVCLFTNIIRKTFLGRYIIFSWIHFSLFHSNVRANLIPKADYHLSISSGISRQLSDLGIQQDRVFTVFNPVIHTVQTIERPVNGTTFIFLGRIYFEGQKRLKDLLDTLSHVEGNWTLEIFGDGIDMEKCRIYAKQLNLAPYVHWNGFVPRPWDKISRATALILTSAYEGMPMVLAEAIARGVYCISADCETGPEDIIIEKINGELYPAGDLKALERKLQDIVNGQTLPDQEAMKASLGKFHLDQYYLNFTGAISSVMSAAPLKD, from the coding sequence GTGAAAAAAATATTATTCATCACGACTCATCTTTCAGGGAGGGGAGGGACAGAGACGGTTCTAAGTACAGTTGTCCGTCTCTTAGTCGAAAAAAAATACGAATATGTTCCAAAAATCTTTGTTCTGGGCGGTAGCACAGACAAAAATTGGATGAATGATTTGCCTCATGGGGAATCACGTTATTACAAGAATAGTATGCTTCGCAATATGGCTTATTTCTTTACCCTAATTAAGCTTCTCAAAGAAGAACGGCCGGAAATAGTTGTGGGACTGGATCCGTTGGTTTGTCTCTTTACCAATATTATAAGAAAAACTTTTCTTGGAAGGTACATCATTTTCTCATGGATTCACTTTTCGCTCTTTCATTCGAATGTACGAGCGAACTTAATACCGAAAGCAGACTATCATCTGTCGATCAGTTCGGGCATTTCCCGGCAGCTGTCAGATCTGGGCATTCAACAGGATCGGGTATTTACGGTCTTTAATCCAGTTATCCATACAGTGCAGACAATAGAGCGGCCGGTTAACGGTACCACGTTTATTTTTCTTGGCCGAATTTATTTTGAGGGCCAGAAAAGACTCAAAGATTTGCTTGATACACTATCCCATGTGGAGGGAAACTGGACACTTGAAATTTTTGGAGACGGTATTGACATGGAAAAATGCCGAATCTATGCAAAACAATTAAACCTGGCTCCTTATGTGCACTGGAACGGTTTCGTCCCTCGTCCCTGGGATAAAATATCCCGTGCGACAGCCTTGATCTTAACATCAGCCTATGAGGGCATGCCAATGGTTTTAGCAGAGGCTATTGCACGAGGTGTATATTGTATTAGTGCAGATTGTGAAACCGGCCCGGAAGACATCATTATAGAAAAGATAAATGGAGAGTTATACCCGGCCGGTGATCTTAAAGCCTTAGAGCGCAAGTTGCAGGACATTGTTAATGGTCAGACACTGCCCGATCAGGAGGCCATGAAGGCCTCTCTTGGCAAGTTTCATCTGGATCAATACTATCTTAATTTTACTGGTGCGATTTCTAGTGTCATGAGTGCAGCTCCTCTTAAGGATTAG
- a CDS encoding sugar transferase codes for MAIPKSEIEAHYSRGKDIQYKSQLIGENKGYLYTKRAVDIVGSLVGLVLLSPVLLIVSILIKLEDPHGSVFFKQVRVGKHGKSFQIYKFRSMVSNAEELLDKLLDRNETTGCMFKMKDDPRITRIGRFIRKTSIDELPQLVNVLRGEMSLVGPRPPLPREVAEYTEYDKLRLVVTPGCTGLWQVSGRSTLGFEEMVELDLKYIRHRSLKLDFKIIIKTFLVFFDTKDAY; via the coding sequence ATGGCTATACCAAAATCAGAAATCGAAGCACACTACAGCAGAGGCAAGGATATTCAATATAAAAGCCAATTAATTGGCGAAAATAAGGGATATCTTTATACAAAAAGGGCAGTAGACATTGTTGGTTCATTGGTTGGTCTTGTTCTTCTTTCCCCGGTGCTTCTTATTGTGTCTATTTTGATTAAGCTGGAAGATCCGCATGGTTCAGTCTTTTTTAAACAGGTACGCGTAGGGAAACACGGGAAGTCTTTTCAAATTTATAAATTCCGTTCGATGGTATCAAATGCGGAAGAGTTACTGGATAAGCTGCTTGATCGAAACGAAACAACCGGCTGCATGTTTAAAATGAAGGACGACCCGCGGATTACTCGGATCGGCCGTTTTATCCGGAAAACAAGCATTGATGAGCTGCCACAGCTTGTCAATGTGTTGAGGGGCGAAATGAGCCTTGTCGGTCCCCGTCCACCGCTGCCCAGAGAAGTAGCCGAGTATACGGAATATGATAAGCTGCGGCTTGTAGTTACTCCGGGCTGTACGGGCTTATGGCAAGTGAGTGGTCGGAGTACACTTGGGTTTGAGGAAATGGTCGAGCTTGATTTAAAATACATTAGGCACAGAAGTTTAAAATTGGATTTTAAAATTATTATTAAAACGTTTTTAGTTTTTTTTGACACAAAAGACGCATATTAA
- a CDS encoding glycosyltransferase family 2 protein yields MQKIIAIVVTYNRKELLIECLNAIKKQTYPVSRIVVVDNASNDGTDKLFSNNNMFDQDLFDYQRLPQNIGGAGGFHEGFKYASQLDVDWLWIMDDDTIPRDDSLEKLIDDAGVLGTDNVSFLASSVFGPENEAMNVPVISGHHSISGYPDWYFDLGKGLVKIESATFVSLLINNQAIKKIGLPVKDYFIWGDDTEYTLRLTHYFGPAFLSGKSKVLHKRANVKKLIIEEETNINRVPLYYYLVRNILITRTEYFGRKEGIKGIILWGGFSVTLLFRPKVKYRVKKFLTVQKGILDFIFRQYDYKRFSNRMTH; encoded by the coding sequence GTGCAAAAAATAATAGCTATTGTTGTGACCTATAATCGGAAGGAACTTTTGATTGAATGTTTAAATGCAATTAAAAAACAGACCTATCCTGTCAGCAGGATTGTTGTTGTTGATAATGCCAGTAATGATGGCACAGACAAACTCTTCAGCAATAACAATATGTTTGACCAAGATCTTTTTGACTATCAACGTTTACCACAGAATATTGGCGGTGCCGGAGGATTTCACGAAGGATTTAAATATGCATCGCAATTAGATGTGGATTGGCTTTGGATTATGGATGATGACACTATTCCCCGTGACGATAGCTTAGAGAAACTTATCGACGATGCTGGCGTTTTGGGGACAGACAACGTTAGCTTCCTTGCAAGTTCTGTCTTTGGCCCAGAGAATGAAGCGATGAATGTTCCAGTGATATCAGGGCATCATTCGATCAGCGGCTATCCTGATTGGTATTTTGATCTGGGGAAAGGTCTCGTAAAAATTGAATCGGCGACTTTCGTTTCTTTGTTAATCAATAATCAGGCAATCAAAAAGATTGGATTGCCGGTTAAAGATTATTTTATCTGGGGAGATGACACCGAGTATACGTTGCGATTAACACATTATTTCGGGCCTGCATTCCTTTCCGGAAAGAGTAAAGTTTTACATAAGAGAGCAAATGTCAAAAAATTAATCATTGAAGAAGAAACAAATATTAACAGGGTTCCTTTGTACTACTATTTGGTTAGAAATATTCTGATAACAAGAACAGAGTATTTTGGGAGAAAAGAAGGAATAAAAGGTATAATTTTATGGGGAGGATTTTCTGTAACTCTGTTATTTCGACCAAAAGTAAAATACAGAGTGAAAAAGTTCCTTACCGTTCAAAAGGGCATTTTAGATTTTATTTTTCGACAATATGATTACAAAAGATTTAGCAATCGTATGACGCATTAA
- a CDS encoding UDP-glucose dehydrogenase family protein, whose amino-acid sequence MKIAVIGTGYVGLVTGVALSEVGHSVTCIDVDPSKVEKLSQGIPTIYEPGLEELIKKNIVEHRLSFTADHKTGLKDAEVVYIAVGTPQRKDGSANLDYVEQAARDIAVNIDKNIVVVIKSTVPVGTNFHIRDIINQNTKNGIHVKIASNPEFLREGSAVKDTFHGDRIVIGSEDEVAGDILEAINKPFNMPIVRTDISSAEMIKYSSNAFLATKISFINEIANICESLGANVEEVAKGMGFDHRIGPDFLKAGIGYGGSCFPKDTNALVQLAGNAHHEFNLLKSVIEVNNHQQTLLLNKILSRFGSIKGKRVAVLGLAFKPHTDDLRESPALVMIPKLAELGADIVAYDPIAVSNARKQIDVSIKYTEDLNEALKKADFTVIITDWPAVKKIDLSLFSKLMRSAVVFDGRNCYSLDAVRKSSIEYYSIGRPDHTPELIG is encoded by the coding sequence ATGAAGATTGCGGTCATTGGAACCGGTTATGTTGGTCTTGTGACAGGGGTGGCGCTGTCTGAAGTTGGTCACTCAGTGACTTGTATCGACGTCGATCCTTCGAAAGTGGAAAAATTGAGTCAAGGTATACCGACAATTTACGAGCCTGGTCTTGAGGAATTAATTAAGAAAAATATTGTCGAGCATCGTCTTTCTTTTACGGCGGATCACAAAACCGGCCTCAAGGATGCTGAGGTTGTCTATATAGCTGTAGGAACACCGCAAAGAAAAGATGGTTCTGCCAACCTTGACTATGTGGAGCAGGCCGCCCGCGATATAGCAGTGAATATTGATAAGAACATCGTTGTAGTCATTAAAAGTACAGTCCCTGTAGGAACAAATTTTCACATTAGAGATATCATCAATCAGAATACAAAGAACGGTATTCATGTGAAAATTGCCTCAAACCCTGAATTCCTTAGGGAAGGGTCAGCTGTAAAAGATACGTTTCACGGTGACAGGATTGTTATCGGTTCTGAAGATGAGGTGGCTGGTGACATACTGGAGGCAATCAATAAACCGTTCAACATGCCGATTGTCCGTACAGACATATCAAGTGCGGAAATGATCAAGTATTCTTCGAATGCGTTCCTTGCGACAAAAATTAGTTTTATTAATGAGATCGCCAATATTTGTGAGTCACTCGGAGCGAATGTCGAAGAAGTGGCAAAGGGTATGGGATTCGATCACCGGATTGGGCCTGACTTTCTGAAAGCAGGAATTGGTTACGGCGGTTCATGTTTCCCGAAAGACACCAATGCCCTTGTACAATTGGCAGGGAATGCTCATCACGAGTTCAACTTGTTGAAGTCAGTTATTGAAGTTAACAACCATCAGCAGACTTTACTGTTGAATAAAATCTTGTCCCGATTCGGCAGCATAAAAGGTAAAAGAGTTGCTGTGCTCGGACTCGCATTTAAGCCGCATACGGATGATTTGAGAGAATCACCCGCTCTTGTCATGATTCCGAAGCTGGCTGAATTGGGTGCAGATATAGTGGCGTATGATCCGATTGCTGTATCAAACGCCAGGAAACAAATTGATGTTTCGATTAAATATACTGAAGACCTGAACGAGGCGCTGAAAAAAGCAGACTTCACAGTCATTATTACGGACTGGCCGGCTGTTAAGAAGATAGATTTGTCCCTGTTCAGTAAACTAATGAGATCGGCAGTTGTTTTTGATGGCCGAAACTGTTATAGTTTGGACGCAGTCAGAAAATCTTCGATTGAATATTATTCTATCGGCCGTCCGGATCATACCCCCGAATTGATAGGCTGA
- the galU gene encoding UTP--glucose-1-phosphate uridylyltransferase GalU: MKKVRKAVIPAAGLGTRFLPATKALPKEMLPIVNKPTIQYIVEEAVEAGIEDIIIVTGKGKRAIEDHFDIAYELEQNLIQKKKFDLLEKVREPSKIDIHYIRQKSPQGLGHAVWCARKFIGDEPFAVLLGDDIVQSEKPCIQQLAEQYERTGCSVLGVKEVPENQTQRYGIIDPKAQDGRLYNVSRFVEKPTSNPPSNLAIIGRYVLTPEIFDFLEKKEIGAGGEIQLTDAIQKLNELQGVYAYQFEGKRFDVGETLGFVLTNVEMALQDKDIQEDVLKGIEKILHDNKLPLK; encoded by the coding sequence ATGAAAAAAGTCAGAAAAGCCGTTATTCCGGCTGCAGGATTAGGAACACGTTTTCTCCCGGCAACAAAGGCACTTCCGAAAGAAATGCTGCCTATCGTCAATAAACCGACGATCCAATATATTGTTGAAGAGGCTGTTGAAGCCGGTATTGAAGACATCATCATTGTTACCGGTAAGGGCAAAAGAGCTATTGAAGATCACTTTGATATTGCCTATGAACTGGAACAAAACCTGATTCAGAAAAAGAAATTTGATTTGCTTGAAAAAGTCAGGGAACCGTCCAAAATTGATATTCACTATATCCGGCAAAAATCGCCTCAAGGTCTGGGACATGCTGTTTGGTGTGCCCGCAAATTTATTGGCGATGAGCCCTTCGCAGTGTTACTTGGCGACGATATTGTTCAATCAGAAAAACCGTGCATCCAGCAGCTTGCCGAGCAATACGAGAGAACCGGATGTTCAGTGCTGGGTGTTAAAGAAGTACCGGAAAATCAAACACAGCGTTACGGAATCATAGACCCTAAGGCTCAGGACGGCCGTCTGTATAATGTCAGTCGTTTTGTGGAAAAACCGACTTCCAATCCGCCCTCTAATCTGGCGATCATCGGCCGTTACGTACTGACACCGGAAATCTTTGACTTCCTTGAAAAGAAGGAAATTGGTGCTGGCGGTGAAATTCAATTAACCGATGCTATTCAAAAGCTAAATGAACTTCAAGGCGTTTATGCTTATCAATTTGAAGGTAAACGATTCGATGTCGGAGAAACCTTGGGTTTTGTTCTAACAAATGTAGAGATGGCGCTTCAGGATAAAGATATTCAGGAAGATGTGCTAAAGGGCATTGAGAAAATTCTTCATGACAACAAGCTACCGCTAAAGTAA
- a CDS encoding glycosyltransferase family 2 protein, whose product MSDKITVSIIIPVYKIPEEYLNQCIESILDQTFDNFEIILVDDNDNNDISGKLCDKLSFDHAKIISLHQKNQGVSVARNNGLLHAKGQWIAFVDSDDWLEPNYLKRLVQEGENHKADIVMCSCFANYINREKINEFFQYRTKLFTGKKKDEILLQLICRGINDYFPPETGVGVPWAKLYRKDYLEEKKLKFDSQLFRMQDNIFNLYAVEDADRIYYFNEILYHYRKNNGSATKKFNPKIVTYFEKVNEATEGFIRKHKKERLFYKALYAKTLIGFNSYINLYYWPVLRARQKRYRVIKEEIKGLLKKTMYQIALSKVDKHILNFQERIYVGLLRKKMIGALLFITLLNDFYKRLKNGSPEQ is encoded by the coding sequence ATGAGCGATAAAATAACGGTCAGTATAATTATTCCAGTCTATAAAATACCTGAAGAATATCTTAATCAATGTATTGAGAGCATTCTGGATCAAACATTTGATAACTTTGAAATCATCCTTGTTGATGATAATGACAATAATGATATAAGTGGGAAACTATGTGATAAGCTTTCTTTTGATCATGCGAAGATCATTTCTCTGCACCAAAAGAATCAGGGAGTTTCTGTCGCCAGGAATAATGGTCTGTTACATGCTAAAGGCCAGTGGATCGCATTCGTTGACTCTGATGATTGGCTTGAGCCTAATTATCTAAAAAGACTCGTACAGGAAGGCGAAAATCACAAGGCAGATATTGTCATGTGTTCCTGCTTTGCAAATTATATCAACAGAGAGAAGATAAATGAATTTTTTCAATATAGAACTAAGCTCTTTACGGGGAAAAAAAAGGATGAAATTCTATTGCAGCTGATCTGCCGGGGTATCAATGACTATTTTCCACCGGAAACGGGGGTAGGAGTACCTTGGGCCAAGCTATATCGTAAAGATTATTTAGAGGAGAAAAAGCTTAAATTTGATTCACAGTTATTCAGAATGCAGGATAATATATTTAACTTATATGCAGTAGAAGATGCAGATCGAATTTATTACTTTAACGAAATTTTATATCATTATAGAAAAAATAATGGTTCTGCTACAAAAAAATTCAATCCAAAAATTGTCACATATTTTGAAAAAGTAAATGAGGCTACCGAGGGTTTTATAAGAAAACACAAAAAAGAAAGACTCTTCTATAAGGCTTTATACGCTAAGACTTTAATCGGTTTTAACAGCTATATTAATCTTTACTACTGGCCAGTACTCAGGGCGAGGCAAAAAAGGTACCGGGTGATCAAAGAAGAAATTAAAGGTCTGTTAAAAAAAACGATGTATCAAATAGCTCTTTCAAAGGTTGATAAACATATACTGAATTTTCAGGAAAGAATCTATGTTGGACTTTTGAGAAAAAAGATGATCGGAGCCTTGTTGTTCATTACCCTTCTGAATGATTTTTACAAAAGATTGAAAAATGGCTCCCCTGAACAATAA
- a CDS encoding beta-1,6-galactofuranosyltransferase has protein sequence MSKYMINVIESEKQHAGSKAKNDINFFLHELGYLNIYIDREVGRVEKYLFAKSSVDKKLSQINDGDMVIVQYPFYMGYWYMKVFISRLRKKNAKTVLILHDVISLRECPDNSKAVKKEIKLLTKFNLIVSHNTKMTQWLKQHGVNLPIINLNLFDYFTPQPIQERKQTKKIVFAGNLNKARFLTLLDGISAEFLLFGPNPSEKMPKNTKYQGSFPPDTLPKYLDGSYGLVWDGDSVRSCGGMFGCYLKYNNPHKISLYLSSGLPVIVWDQSALAPFVCEKQIGLVIGSLQDIGKILETVTLQHYEQMRKNAEELAVKLRDGYFIKKAIRSSEKLLESETRSKDLI, from the coding sequence ATGAGCAAATATATGATCAATGTGATTGAATCTGAAAAACAGCATGCAGGCTCAAAAGCGAAAAATGATATAAATTTTTTTCTCCATGAATTAGGTTATTTGAATATTTATATTGACAGAGAAGTTGGAAGGGTGGAGAAATATTTATTCGCGAAAAGCAGCGTTGACAAAAAACTTTCCCAAATAAACGATGGAGACATGGTTATCGTTCAATATCCGTTTTATATGGGATACTGGTATATGAAGGTATTTATAAGCAGATTAAGAAAAAAGAATGCTAAGACGGTCTTAATTCTTCATGATGTCATTTCGCTTAGAGAATGTCCGGATAATAGCAAAGCTGTAAAAAAAGAAATAAAGCTGTTGACCAAATTTAATCTGATTGTTTCACATAATACGAAAATGACCCAATGGCTGAAGCAGCACGGAGTGAATCTTCCAATCATTAATCTGAACTTGTTTGATTATTTTACCCCACAGCCGATTCAGGAACGTAAACAGACAAAGAAGATTGTATTTGCCGGAAATTTAAATAAAGCCAGATTTTTGACATTACTGGACGGAATAAGTGCTGAGTTTCTTTTGTTCGGTCCCAATCCGTCAGAAAAGATGCCGAAAAACACCAAATACCAGGGTTCCTTTCCGCCGGATACATTGCCAAAGTATCTTGATGGAAGCTATGGACTTGTTTGGGACGGAGACTCAGTTAGGTCCTGTGGCGGCATGTTCGGATGCTATCTTAAGTATAACAACCCTCACAAAATCTCGTTGTATCTCAGCAGCGGACTGCCCGTAATTGTTTGGGATCAATCTGCTCTGGCCCCTTTTGTTTGTGAAAAACAAATCGGCTTAGTCATCGGTTCATTACAGGATATCGGAAAAATTTTAGAAACTGTAACGCTGCAGCATTATGAACAGATGAGAAAGAATGCTGAAGAACTAGCTGTAAAATTAAGAGATGGTTATTTTATCAAGAAGGCCATTAGGTCAAGTGAAAAATTGTTAGAATCAGAAACCAGGTCTAAAGACTTGATATAA
- a CDS encoding sugar transferase produces MALSRIEIETRYSEPAKYIKLRPLSVNESRGYLLSKRLMDIFGALLGLLLLSPVFLIVSLAVKIEEPKGKVIFKQIRVGKSGKTFHIYKFRSMVSNAEQLLDNLLIENETTGAMFKMKDDPRVTKIGHFIRRTSLDELPQFFNVLKGEMSLVGPRPPLPREVAEYTEYDKLRLTVTPGCTGLWQVSGRSELSFNEMVDLDLKYMKQRSITFDLKIILKTILVVFEMKSAY; encoded by the coding sequence ATGGCTCTGTCGAGAATTGAGATTGAGACACGTTATTCGGAACCCGCAAAATATATAAAACTCCGGCCGCTTTCGGTGAATGAAAGCAGGGGGTATTTGCTTTCAAAAAGGTTGATGGATATCTTTGGCGCTCTCTTGGGCCTTCTTCTCCTTTCTCCTGTTTTTCTGATTGTTTCGCTTGCAGTAAAGATCGAAGAACCAAAGGGAAAAGTTATTTTTAAACAAATCAGGGTTGGAAAAAGCGGAAAAACGTTTCATATTTATAAATTTCGATCGATGGTTTCAAATGCAGAACAGTTACTTGATAATCTACTGATTGAGAATGAAACAACGGGTGCCATGTTCAAAATGAAAGATGATCCACGCGTTACAAAGATCGGCCACTTCATTCGAAGAACCAGTCTTGATGAACTGCCACAATTCTTCAATGTACTGAAGGGCGAAATGAGCCTTGTCGGTCCGCGGCCACCGCTTCCCAGAGAAGTAGCGGAGTATACGGAGTATGATAAGCTGCGCCTGACAGTTACTCCGGGCTGCACCGGTTTATGGCAGGTAAGTGGCAGAAGCGAATTGAGTTTTAACGAAATGGTGGATCTTGATCTAAAGTACATGAAGCAGAGAAGTATTACTTTTGACTTAAAGATTATTCTTAAAACTATTTTAGTTGTTTTTGAGATGAAATCCGCGTATTAA
- a CDS encoding DUF4422 domain-containing protein: MDIIIVIATHKKYQMPEEDMYMPIQVGKAIKKDDLYEGDNTGDNISAKNPNYCELTAMYWAWKNLKADYLGLAHYRRHFCNNDHFLGIRRGTLKKVLSFEKASELLKKYDAILPQKRHYWIETIMSHYEHTHKIDDLLKTREVISKIQPDYLPSFDKVLKRRSAHMFNMFVMKQNIFHDYADWLFSILFQLEKEIDITSYSSYEARVFGYISEILFDVWLDKHQINCIELPVMFMDKQNWAKKIYKFIKNKFSSNELNSVDNEGEIKRVRAADIR, from the coding sequence ATGGATATTATTATTGTCATTGCGACGCATAAAAAGTATCAAATGCCAGAAGAGGACATGTACATGCCGATTCAGGTAGGAAAAGCTATAAAAAAAGATGATCTATATGAGGGAGACAACACAGGAGACAATATCTCCGCGAAGAATCCCAATTATTGTGAGTTAACTGCAATGTACTGGGCATGGAAAAATCTAAAGGCTGATTACTTGGGCTTGGCTCACTATCGACGACACTTTTGCAACAATGATCATTTCTTAGGAATAAGAAGAGGGACATTGAAAAAAGTGCTTTCATTTGAAAAAGCAAGTGAGTTATTAAAAAAGTATGATGCCATATTGCCACAGAAAAGGCATTATTGGATTGAAACAATAATGTCTCACTACGAACACACACATAAAATTGATGATTTGTTGAAAACTCGGGAAGTTATCTCAAAAATTCAACCAGATTATCTTCCTTCATTTGATAAAGTATTGAAAAGGCGCTCTGCTCATATGTTTAACATGTTTGTAATGAAGCAGAATATATTTCATGACTATGCTGATTGGCTTTTTTCAATATTATTCCAATTAGAAAAAGAAATTGACATAACGAGTTATTCCTCTTATGAGGCCAGGGTTTTTGGCTATATCAGTGAAATATTGTTTGATGTCTGGTTAGACAAACATCAAATAAATTGTATCGAATTGCCGGTTATGTTTATGGATAAACAAAATTGGGCTAAAAAAATTTATAAATTTATAAAAAATAAATTTTCATCAAACGAGCTGAATAGCGTAGATAATGAAGGAGAAATAAAAAGGGTTCGGGCTGCCGATATTAGATAA